A window of Leptospira dzoumogneensis genomic DNA:
CGCTAAAACGATACTTGGTCGTTTTGCAAGCGCTCTTGCGATCGCAACTCTCTGTTGTTCACCGCCGGAAAGTTCATCCGGTTTATGCTTAAATCTATGAGTGAGATCAACTTTCTCCAAGGCTTCTTTTGCGATCTCTCTCGCTTTTGATTTTCCTAAACCTGAGATATAAAGAGGTAAGGCCACGTTTTCCAAGGCGCTTAGGTAAGGAAGAAGGTGAAAGAATTGGAAGATGATCCCGGTTTCGTTCCTGCGATATTCCGTAAGTTCCTGTTCCGTAAAATTGTTTAGGTTTTTGCCGCCGATCCAAACTTCTCCTGAATCTGCTTGGTCGATCCCGGATAGAATATTCAAAAATGTGGATTTACCGGAACCGGATGGGCCCATCAAAGTTAAAAAAGTATCAGCAACCTCTAGGTTGATCCCTTTTAGGACCGGTACGTTTTGTTTTCCGTTACTATAAGACTTGGTTAGATTTTTGATTAGGATCTTGTTTGTCGAATTCGACATGATCCTATTTTGTTTTCTTTATGCCAAGAAGCAAGGTAATATTCACGCAGAGGCGCAAAGACGCGGAGATAAAGGGACCACGGAGTTGAGTAGCTAAGATCTCCAAGGACTTCGAATTGTAGGAATTCCAACACCGCATATAAAAACCTTCCCGGCTTCTCTCCGCGGCTCAGCGGCTCAGCGTGGGAATCTTTGCAGCCCTGTGTTCTCAGTGCGCGAAACTCCGAGTCTCTTACCTAGTGATCCTTGCGAATTCAATTCCTTGGTAATAATGACGGATAATCTCTGCGTAGGTAAAATTTTGTTTCGCCATACCGAAACTTCCCCATTGACTTAGGCCCACACCATGACCTGCACCCATACCCTTGATCAAAAATCCTTCACTTTCTCTTTTGATACCGAAACGAAGAGACTTCACCGAAGTTCCAAGTAAGCTGCGGAATTCTTTTCCTTTAATTTTAGAAGTTCCTTGTTTACCGATCACTTCTAAAAGATCCACTCTACCGGAAGGAGTTCTGGAAAGAACTTGGACGGATTGGATAGAACCCACACCTAAGGAAGAAAGGGTCTGGTCCATTTTATCTTGGTTTAAAATTTCTTTCCAAACGAAATTATCGCCGGCCTCATCGAATCTGGAAGGAACGGATTCTAAATAAGGAAGTCTTTTTCCTCCCCAAACTTGGTCAGGAGTTTCGGTCCTTCCCCCGCTATTGGAATGAAAGAACATATGGATAGGATCATCTTCATAAACCGCGAGAACACCTTCCGTATCACGGACTGCTTGGGTGGTTCTTGGATTTTCTTTCACCATACCGGAGTAAGCTTGTGAATTCACGGTGGATTCCACATCATAAGCGGTATCTTTTTTATTCAGGATCTCTCTGATCGCATACGTTCTGGAACAGATCGCCTGAGCTTTTAAAGCCTCGGTCGGCCAGCCTGCAGGAACTTCTGATGGAACAACTGAATACAAATATTCTTCTAATGGAACTCTATTGATGAGTAGAACGTTGCCATTCTTATCAGGCTGGAGTAAAATTTCTCCTCTGAACTTTCTTCCCTTATATT
This region includes:
- a CDS encoding SpoIID/LytB domain-containing protein, coding for MKRFSIIILSFLILAVWGCNTVIIRPWNAPNALKTSEKIRVFLGKAESDLMIKADGVIFVYDVNDLLIKRAYDAISLDAKKLKAPIRFVADNPGLEYKGRKFRGEILLQPDKNGNVLLINRVPLEEYLYSVVPSEVPAGWPTEALKAQAICSRTYAIREILNKKDTAYDVESTVNSQAYSGMVKENPRTTQAVRDTEGVLAVYEDDPIHMFFHSNSGGRTETPDQVWGGKRLPYLESVPSRFDEAGDNFVWKEILNQDKMDQTLSSLGVGSIQSVQVLSRTPSGRVDLLEVIGKQGTSKIKGKEFRSLLGTSVKSLRFGIKRESEGFLIKGMGAGHGVGLSQWGSFGMAKQNFTYAEIIRHYYQGIEFARITR
- a CDS encoding ABC transporter ATP-binding protein, with the translated sequence MSNSTNKILIKNLTKSYSNGKQNVPVLKGINLEVADTFLTLMGPSGSGKSTFLNILSGIDQADSGEVWIGGKNLNNFTEQELTEYRRNETGIIFQFFHLLPYLSALENVALPLYISGLGKSKAREIAKEALEKVDLTHRFKHKPDELSGGEQQRVAIARALAKRPSIVLADEPTGNLDTYHAHKILELLLELQEKEKFSLFIVTHDREIGEKGKVRLKMKDGLILPEQNPALDLV